The Deinococcus sp. KNUC1210 nucleotide sequence GAAGTGCGCGTGGAAGAAGGCGAGGGCTACGATCCCGCCGACCGCCACAGCACCAAAGACCGCATCAACAGCATTCCCGTGGACGCGATGTTCTCGCCGGTTCGGCGCGTGGCGTACCACGTCGAGAACACCCGCGTGGGCCAGCAGACCGACCTGGACCGCCTGATCGTCCGCATCTGGACGGACGGCAGCAGCGACCCCCAGAGCGTGCTGGAAAAGGCCGTGGATATTCTGCGCGACGAACTGGCGGTCTTCGGCAATGTCGAGACGGTGCATGTCGAGCAGACTCCGGCGGCAGTGCAGATGCCCGTGGTGGCAGCGGTGTACGAACCCAACCCCACCCCGACGCTCAGCATCAATCCGCAGCCGTACGCGAGCGACATGGACAGCAACCCCCGCGTGACGCTGGAGGGGCTGGGCCTGACGACGCGTGTGCTTCACTCGCTGAAGGAAGAGGGCATCGACAGCGTGGACGCGCTGTGCGCCCTGTCCGACCGCGACCTGAAGAAGGTCCCCGGTATCGGTGAGCGCAGCCTCGACGAGATCAAGCAGCAGCTCGCCCAGTTCGGGCTGGCTCTGAAAGACTAATTCACTCCGCCCTGTCGCAACTGATGGGGCGGTTTCACTGGGCAACTGTAGAGCTTTTGGCCCGAAAGGAGACACACCATGCGTCACGGACGTTCCGGTCGCAAACTCAACCGCAACAGCAGCTCGCGCGAGGCGCTGGCCCGTACCCAGGCCACCGCTCTGCTGCGCGAAGGCCGCATTCAGACCACCCT carries:
- a CDS encoding DNA-directed RNA polymerase subunit alpha → MDQKLPQLKARVDGDYGEFTLEPLKRGYGVTIGNPLRRILLSSIPGTAVTSVYIEDVLHEFSTIPGVQEDVIRIILNLKELVVRFHAPGPKTLTLRAQGQGQVLASAFEVPSDAEIVNPNLVIANLAEDGKLVMEVRVEEGEGYDPADRHSTKDRINSIPVDAMFSPVRRVAYHVENTRVGQQTDLDRLIVRIWTDGSSDPQSVLEKAVDILRDELAVFGNVETVHVEQTPAAVQMPVVAAVYEPNPTPTLSINPQPYASDMDSNPRVTLEGLGLTTRVLHSLKEEGIDSVDALCALSDRDLKKVPGIGERSLDEIKQQLAQFGLALKD